One Watersipora subatra chromosome 4, tzWatSuba1.1, whole genome shotgun sequence genomic window carries:
- the LOC137394531 gene encoding zinc finger protein OZF-like has protein sequence MPPDPTNHGWSKEDDGISVQVFPDGHGAIFRQFVQYAEVEVEPGDSSINNDSDEGVDEVITKPGSDGCADSLYPTGKNCGQNSFSRDQNDISGRLVCTTAVKTKIKGLTARKPLQREIFSASFARRSHLATDMRTHTGGKPFQCNICSSGFNHHPSLTRHMKTHTGEKPFQCKICSSRFAQCCNLTNHMRTHTGEKPFQCKICSSRFAERSKITRHMRNHTGEKPFQCKICSIRFAHRHHLTRHMKTHTGEKPFQCKICSSRFTRCSSLTNHMRTHTGEKPFQCKICSSQFAHRHRLTTHMRTHSGEKPFQCKICSSRFAQSGTLRKHMRTHTGKKPFLCHICSSKFADRGNLTSHMRIHT, from the exons ATGCCACCTGATCCCACAAATCATGGCTGGAGTAAAGAAGATGATGGCATTTCTGTGCAGGTGTTTCCTGATGGACACGGAGCTATTTTCAGGCAGTTTGTCCAAT ATGCTGAGGTTGAAGTAGAACCTGGTGATTCATCAATCAACAATGACAGTGATGAAG GAGTTGATGAAGTGATAACAAAACCAGGATCTGATGGTTGTGCTGATAGTCTCTACCCAACTG GTAAAAATTGTGGACAGAATTCCTTTTCAAGAGATCAAAATGATATATCTGGAAGATTGGTATGCACTACCGCTGTAAAGACAAAGATAAAAGGTCTCACTGCAAGGAAGCCTCTTCAGCGTGAGATATTCAGTGCTAGCTTTGCTCGCCGCAGTCATCTAGCAACAGACATGAGAACACACACTGGAGGAAAACCATTCCAGTGCAATATATGCAGTAGTGGCTTTAATCATCATCCTAGTTTAACCAGACACATgaagactcatactggagagaagccatttcagtgtaagatatgcagtagtcggtttgctcAATGCTGTAATCTCACAAATCATatgaggactcacactggagaaaagccatttcagtgtaagatttgcagtagtcggtttgctGAACGCTCTAAAATAACAAGACACATGAGGAATCATACTGGggagaagccatttcagtgtaagatTTGCAGTATTCGGTTTGCTCATCGCCATCATTTAACAAGACACATgaagactcatactggagagaagccatttcaatgtaagatttgcagtagtcGGTTTACTCGATGTAGTTCTCTAACGAATCATatgaggactcacactggagagaagccatttcaatgtAAGATTTGCAGTAGCCAGTTTGCTCATCGCCATCGTTTAACAAcacacatgaggactcatagTGGAGAGAAGCCTTTTCAAtgtaagatttgcagtagtcGTTTTGCTCAATCTGGTACTCTAAGAAAACATatgaggactcacactggaAAAAAACCATTCCTTTGCCATATATGCAGTAGTAAATTTGCTGATCGCGGTAATCTAACAAGTCATATGAGGATTCACACTTGA